In one Meiothermus sp. QL-1 genomic region, the following are encoded:
- a CDS encoding cation:proton antiporter family protein translates to MEWLWVGVAYGLGWLANRVGWPPLVGYLGAGFVLWALGHSSSEFLGTLADIGVLLLLFTVGLKLRLASLLRREVLGVGGLHLLLFALLAGLLALGVGFSGEAAWFLGIGLAFSSTVLAVKLLDDRSELATFHGRIAVGILVLQDLVAVGLMAYAGVKNPTPWALLLLALPLLRPLVVFLLERSGHDELLLLYGLGLALGGARLAQALGVSPELGALLMGMTLAAHPKTSELSRTLWGLKEAFLVAFFLKIGLMGLPTADQLLRVLGLLSLLPLKAGLFFFLFIAFGLRARTAFVTSISLASYSEFALIASVEAVEGNLLPASFTQTVSLVVALSLALAAPLNRGVHRLYQRYEPFLLRFERKGHHADDEPTSLGGAEWLVVGMGRTGGAAYKMLEKQGHTVLGLDADEGKLEAHRAKRRNVRYGDAEDPELWERLDLTGLKGVLLTLPDLEAKLRAAEGLKRRGFKGIVAATSYHREEDPELRAAGVTLISRPFAEAGERLAERAMGLNPLEAEEAEEKEEERR, encoded by the coding sequence ATGGAGTGGCTTTGGGTCGGGGTAGCCTACGGCTTGGGCTGGCTGGCCAACCGAGTGGGCTGGCCGCCTCTGGTGGGGTACCTGGGGGCGGGCTTTGTGCTTTGGGCCCTGGGCCACTCCAGCAGCGAGTTTCTGGGGACCCTGGCCGATATCGGGGTGCTGTTGCTTCTGTTCACCGTAGGGCTCAAGCTGCGCCTGGCCAGCCTGCTGCGGCGGGAGGTGCTGGGGGTGGGGGGGCTTCACCTGCTCCTATTTGCCCTGCTGGCGGGCCTGCTGGCTTTGGGGGTGGGGTTCTCCGGCGAGGCTGCCTGGTTCTTAGGGATTGGCCTGGCCTTCTCCAGCACCGTCCTGGCGGTCAAGCTGCTCGATGACCGAAGCGAGCTGGCCACCTTCCACGGTCGGATTGCGGTGGGCATCCTGGTTTTGCAGGACCTGGTGGCGGTCGGCCTCATGGCCTATGCAGGGGTCAAGAACCCTACCCCCTGGGCCCTTTTGCTGCTGGCCTTGCCCCTGCTGCGCCCACTGGTGGTCTTTTTGCTAGAGCGAAGCGGCCACGATGAGCTGCTGCTCCTCTATGGGCTGGGGCTGGCCCTGGGGGGGGCGCGGCTGGCCCAGGCCCTGGGGGTCTCGCCGGAGCTGGGGGCCTTGCTCATGGGCATGACCCTGGCGGCTCATCCCAAGACCTCCGAGCTTTCCCGCACGCTTTGGGGGCTCAAGGAGGCCTTTTTAGTGGCTTTTTTCCTCAAGATTGGCCTTATGGGCCTGCCCACGGCCGACCAGCTTTTGCGCGTGCTGGGGTTGCTGTCGCTTCTGCCCTTGAAGGCTGGGCTCTTCTTCTTTCTCTTCATCGCCTTTGGCCTGCGGGCCCGCACGGCCTTCGTGACCAGCATCTCCTTGGCCAGCTACAGCGAGTTCGCCCTGATCGCCAGCGTGGAAGCGGTGGAGGGGAACCTGCTCCCGGCCTCCTTTACCCAGACGGTGAGCCTGGTGGTGGCCCTCTCGCTGGCCCTGGCCGCCCCCCTGAACCGGGGGGTGCACCGGTTGTACCAACGCTACGAACCCTTTCTCCTGCGTTTTGAGCGCAAAGGGCACCATGCCGACGACGAGCCCACCAGCCTGGGAGGCGCCGAGTGGTTGGTGGTGGGGATGGGCCGCACCGGGGGGGCGGCCTACAAGATGCTGGAAAAGCAGGGCCACACGGTGCTGGGGCTGGATGCCGATGAGGGCAAGCTCGAGGCTCACCGGGCCAAGCGGCGCAACGTGCGCTACGGTGATGCCGAGGACCCTGAGCTTTGGGAGCGGCTCGACCTTACCGGGCTCAAGGGGGTGCTTCTGACCCTGCCCGACCTCGAGGCCAAACTGCGGGCCGCAGAAGGGTTGAAGCGGCGGGGGTTCAAGGGCATCGTGGCCGCCACCAGCTACCATCGGGAGGAGGACCCCGAGCTGCGGGCTGCCGGGGTCACCCTCATCTCCCGTCCCTTCGCCGAGGCAGGGGAGCGCCTGGCTGAGCGGGCCATGGGGTTGAACCCGCTGGAGGCTGAGGAAGCCGAGGAAAAAGAGGAGGAGCGGCGCTAG
- the mnmD gene encoding tRNA (5-methylaminomethyl-2-thiouridine)(34)-methyltransferase MnmD, translating to MKPEYQRLLTADGSPTLVHPRFQEAYSSRYGAWTQANALYLRQTRTHLHPAPRVLEVGFGLGVNFRATLEDCLGRGARLSYLAYEAFPVEAEVLEGLELPLDEGAQAVWAQVRAAWRPWEGPLVLLGEWGRLEVRFEDVRQARLPLGWASAIYLDPFSPRVNPEPWQPEVLRALFEAAAPGAYLATYSVAGQLRRGLLAAGFRVEKVPGVGKKAWTVARRD from the coding sequence TTGAAACCTGAGTACCAGCGGCTTTTGACCGCAGACGGCTCGCCCACCCTGGTGCACCCCCGCTTCCAGGAGGCCTACAGCTCCCGCTATGGGGCCTGGACCCAGGCCAACGCGCTCTACCTGCGCCAGACCCGCACCCACCTGCACCCTGCCCCCCGGGTGCTCGAGGTGGGCTTCGGCCTGGGGGTGAATTTCCGCGCCACCCTGGAGGACTGCCTGGGCCGGGGGGCGAGGCTATCGTACCTGGCCTACGAGGCCTTCCCGGTGGAGGCCGAGGTGCTGGAGGGGCTCGAGCTGCCCCTTGACGAAGGGGCACAGGCCGTCTGGGCCCAGGTGCGGGCGGCCTGGCGGCCCTGGGAGGGTCCCCTGGTGCTTTTGGGGGAGTGGGGGCGGCTCGAGGTGCGCTTTGAAGACGTGCGCCAGGCCCGGCTACCCCTGGGCTGGGCCAGCGCCATCTACCTGGACCCCTTCAGCCCCCGGGTCAACCCCGAGCCCTGGCAACCCGAGGTGCTCCGGGCCCTGTTCGAGGCAGCCGCACCGGGGGCCTACCTGGCCACCTACTCGGTGGCAGGCCAGCTCCGCCGTGGGCTTTTGGCCGCAGGCTTCAGGGTGGAGAAGGTGCCGGGGGTGGGCAAGAAGGCCTGGACGGTGGCCCGGCGCGACTAG
- a CDS encoding pyridoxal-dependent decarboxylase produces MSPEEFKRLGYALIDFIAEYRQGLGGLPVRAQVAPGAVRALFEPAPPQKGGGLDGVLERLRQLLPALTHWQSPHFFAWFPSNAPLSSVLADLVATGLGQNGITWQASPALTELEEVTADWLRQMFGLPEAFQGVIQDTASTGTLVALLVAREWASGFAQERGGLQALEKPLTVYTSEQAHSSVPKAALLAGFGRDNLRLIETDAQHALKPSALEAAIERDLAQGRKPCAVVATAGTTATLAFDPLEEIAELCQRYGLWLHVDAAMAGSALILPEERPRFAGIERAHSLVINPHKWLGVAFDCSLLYLRELEPLLRAMSTQPSYLRSTVEGAVRNYKDWGIPLGRRFRALKLWFALLDWGVEGLQARLRRDIGNARWLAEQVEATPGWALVAPPSLQTVCVRYDPGGLGPEALDRHTLDWVERVNRSGRAFLTPALLKGRWMVRVSIGAEPTERLHVEALWRLMRQEARRVEVET; encoded by the coding sequence ATGTCGCCGGAGGAGTTCAAGCGGCTGGGCTACGCCCTCATAGATTTTATAGCCGAGTACCGGCAGGGCCTTGGGGGCCTGCCGGTGCGGGCCCAGGTGGCCCCGGGCGCGGTGCGGGCCCTCTTCGAGCCCGCCCCACCGCAAAAAGGAGGGGGCCTGGACGGGGTGCTCGAGCGGCTCAGGCAGCTCCTGCCGGCCCTCACCCACTGGCAAAGCCCTCACTTCTTCGCCTGGTTCCCCTCCAACGCCCCCCTCTCCTCGGTGCTGGCCGACCTGGTGGCCACCGGGCTGGGCCAGAACGGCATCACCTGGCAGGCCAGCCCAGCCCTGACCGAGCTGGAGGAGGTAACCGCCGACTGGCTGCGGCAGATGTTCGGCCTGCCCGAGGCCTTCCAGGGGGTCATCCAGGACACCGCCTCCACCGGAACCCTGGTGGCGCTGCTCGTCGCGCGGGAGTGGGCCTCAGGCTTTGCCCAGGAGCGGGGTGGACTGCAGGCGCTGGAAAAGCCCCTCACGGTCTACACCTCCGAGCAGGCCCACAGCTCGGTGCCCAAGGCAGCGCTGCTGGCGGGGTTCGGGCGGGACAACCTGCGGCTTATAGAGACCGACGCCCAGCACGCCCTGAAGCCCTCGGCCCTGGAGGCCGCCATCGAGCGGGACCTGGCCCAGGGCAGGAAGCCCTGCGCGGTGGTGGCCACCGCGGGCACCACCGCCACCCTGGCCTTCGATCCCCTAGAGGAGATTGCCGAGCTTTGCCAGCGGTACGGGCTGTGGCTGCACGTGGACGCGGCCATGGCCGGCTCGGCCCTGATCCTGCCCGAGGAGCGCCCACGCTTTGCCGGCATCGAGCGGGCCCACTCCCTGGTCATCAACCCGCACAAGTGGCTGGGGGTGGCCTTTGACTGCTCGCTTTTGTACCTGCGCGAGCTCGAGCCCCTGCTGCGGGCCATGTCCACCCAGCCCTCCTACCTGCGCTCTACGGTGGAAGGCGCGGTGCGGAACTACAAGGACTGGGGGATTCCCCTGGGCCGCCGCTTCCGGGCGCTCAAGCTCTGGTTCGCCCTGCTCGACTGGGGGGTGGAAGGCCTGCAGGCCCGTCTGCGGCGGGACATAGGGAATGCCCGCTGGCTGGCCGAACAGGTCGAGGCCACCCCGGGCTGGGCCCTGGTGGCCCCGCCCAGCCTTCAGACCGTCTGTGTGCGCTACGACCCAGGGGGCCTGGGCCCGGAGGCCCTCGACCGGCACACCCTGGACTGGGTGGAGCGGGTCAACCGCTCGGGGCGGGCCTTTCTCACCCCGGCCCTTCTGAAGGGCCGCTGGATGGTGCGGGTCTCGATTGGGGCCGAACCAACCGAGCGTTTGCACGTGGAGGCGCTTTGGCGCCTTATGCGGCAGGAAGCGAGGCGGGTGGAGGTTGAAACCTGA
- the gatC gene encoding Asp-tRNA(Asn)/Glu-tRNA(Gln) amidotransferase subunit GatC: MEVTPELIQHLGRLARLSLTPEEVGQLEGELRAIVGFFEQLQELDTEGLAELARPVEVTNRLRPDQVQPSLPQAEALSVAIEQEEGYFKVPRVIE; encoded by the coding sequence ATGGAGGTTACGCCCGAACTCATTCAGCACCTGGGCCGTCTAGCCCGGCTCTCCCTTACCCCCGAGGAGGTGGGGCAGCTTGAAGGGGAGCTGCGGGCCATTGTGGGCTTCTTTGAGCAGCTACAGGAACTGGACACCGAGGGCCTGGCCGAGCTGGCCCGCCCGGTGGAGGTTACCAACCGCCTGCGTCCTGACCAGGTGCAGCCCTCCTTGCCCCAGGCTGAGGCCCTTTCGGTGGCCATCGAACAGGAGGAGGGCTACTTCAAGGTGCCCCGGGTCATCGAGTAG
- the serS gene encoding serine--tRNA ligase — MLDLKFIREHPEKVRRAIELKHVPLDLDRLLALDQEVLELKRQIERLQAERNANARAAARAQPEERAALVEKGRAIGEELARLEPELRRREAELKELLYLTPTLPWEGAPVGPDDSFNVETRVHGNPRVFLFEPLDHVALIEKNNWGDFERAAKVSGSRSYILKGDLMLYELALLRFALDRMIEAGFTPLSVPSLTREEALYGHGQFPTARDQVYAVNGGEAYLAGTAEVLLNYLHAGEILVEDELPKTYTALSPCFRSEAGSAGKDVRGLMRVHQFNKVEQYVLCRADLEESNRWFETMLAISEGILQALELPYRVVEVSTGDMGLGKYRQVDLETWVPSQNRYRETHSCSALLDWQARRAGLRYRDEKGKVRYAYTLNNTALATPRILVMLLENHQNEDGSVNVPKAVQPYFGKERLEPNR, encoded by the coding sequence ATGCTGGACCTGAAGTTCATCCGCGAGCACCCCGAGAAGGTCCGGCGGGCCATTGAGCTCAAGCACGTCCCGCTGGACCTGGACCGGCTTTTGGCCCTGGACCAGGAGGTGCTGGAGCTCAAGCGCCAGATCGAACGGCTTCAGGCCGAGCGCAACGCCAACGCCAGGGCTGCGGCTCGAGCCCAGCCCGAGGAGCGCGCGGCGCTGGTGGAGAAGGGGCGGGCCATTGGGGAGGAGCTGGCCCGGCTCGAGCCCGAGCTGCGCCGGCGGGAGGCCGAACTGAAAGAGCTCCTCTACCTCACCCCCACCCTGCCCTGGGAGGGGGCCCCGGTGGGGCCGGACGATTCCTTCAACGTGGAAACCCGGGTCCACGGCAACCCCCGGGTCTTCCTCTTCGAGCCCCTGGACCACGTGGCCCTCATCGAGAAGAACAACTGGGGCGACTTCGAGCGGGCCGCTAAGGTCTCGGGCTCGCGCTCCTACATCCTGAAGGGCGACCTGATGCTCTACGAGCTGGCCTTGCTGCGCTTCGCCCTGGACCGGATGATCGAGGCCGGCTTCACCCCCCTCTCGGTGCCCAGCCTGACCCGGGAGGAGGCGCTCTACGGCCACGGCCAGTTTCCCACCGCGCGCGACCAGGTCTACGCGGTGAATGGGGGCGAGGCCTACCTGGCCGGCACTGCCGAGGTGCTGCTCAACTACCTGCACGCCGGGGAGATTCTTGTCGAGGACGAGCTGCCCAAAACCTACACCGCCCTTTCCCCCTGCTTTCGCAGCGAGGCCGGCTCGGCGGGGAAGGACGTGCGGGGGCTGATGCGGGTGCACCAGTTCAACAAAGTGGAGCAGTACGTGCTCTGCCGGGCCGATCTGGAGGAGTCCAACCGCTGGTTCGAGACCATGCTGGCCATCTCCGAGGGCATCCTCCAGGCCCTGGAGCTTCCCTACCGGGTGGTGGAGGTCTCCACCGGGGATATGGGCCTCGGCAAGTACCGCCAGGTGGACCTGGAGACCTGGGTGCCGAGCCAGAACCGCTACCGCGAGACCCACTCCTGCTCGGCCCTGCTCGACTGGCAGGCCCGGCGGGCCGGCCTGCGCTACCGCGACGAGAAGGGCAAGGTGCGCTACGCCTACACCCTCAACAACACCGCTCTGGCCACGCCCCGGATTCTGGTGATGCTTCTGGAGAACCACCAGAACGAGGACGGCAGCGTGAACGTGCCCAAAGCGGTGCAGCCCTACTTTGGTAAAGAGCGGCTCGAGCCCAACCGATAG
- a CDS encoding 30S ribosomal protein THX has product MGKGDRRTRRGKIFRGSYGKYRPRKK; this is encoded by the coding sequence ATGGGCAAAGGAGATCGTCGTACCCGTCGCGGCAAGATTTTCCGGGGCTCTTACGGCAAATACCGCCCGCGCAAGAAGTAG
- the rpsT gene encoding 30S ribosomal protein S20, which translates to MAQKKTARNPSAMKRHRQSLKRRLRNKSKMSAIKTVSKKAVALAQQGNAEEALRVMRYAESLIDKAAKGSTLHKNAASRRKSRLMSKVYQLLQGAKA; encoded by the coding sequence ATGGCACAGAAGAAAACCGCTCGCAACCCTTCGGCCATGAAGCGCCACCGCCAGTCGCTCAAGCGGCGGCTGCGCAACAAGTCCAAGATGTCGGCCATCAAGACGGTGAGCAAGAAAGCGGTGGCCCTGGCCCAGCAGGGCAACGCCGAGGAAGCCCTGCGGGTCATGCGCTACGCCGAAAGCCTGATTGATAAGGCGGCCAAAGGCTCCACCCTGCACAAAAACGCGGCCAGCCGCCGTAAGTCGCGCCTGATGAGCAAGGTCTACCAGCTCCTTCAGGGGGCCAAAGCCTAG
- the wecB gene encoding non-hydrolyzing UDP-N-acetylglucosamine 2-epimerase, which yields MKRVIVAFGTRPEAIKMAPVIFALRRQPVKSVLLSTGQHRTQLEDALRVFGLVPDTDLQVMTERQSLPELMGRIVPAAAQKLRELKADYVMVHGDTLTTFAVTLAAFFEGIPVAHVEAGLRSFNLQEPFPEEANRRLTDVLTDLDLPPTPTARANLLREGKPEESIIVTGQTEVDAVLYASQRGTPPPLPAGKRIVTVTMHRRENLPIMSRLAAALARVAQAHPECHFVYPVHLNPAVREAVYPQLSGLSNFSLLEPLDFGTMAALMKRSALLVTDSGGVQESGATLGVPVVVLRNVTERPEGLAVGALKLAGTDPEQVFATVHHLLSDEAALSAMRNRPNPYGDGRAAERCAQGVAWRLGLAERPLDWPGLKP from the coding sequence ATGAAGCGGGTCATCGTCGCCTTTGGTACCCGGCCCGAAGCCATCAAGATGGCCCCGGTTATCTTTGCCCTGCGGCGGCAGCCTGTAAAGAGCGTGCTCCTCTCCACCGGGCAGCACCGCACCCAGCTCGAGGACGCCCTCCGGGTCTTCGGCCTGGTGCCCGACACCGACCTGCAGGTCATGACCGAGCGCCAGAGCCTCCCCGAGCTGATGGGGCGCATCGTGCCGGCCGCAGCCCAGAAGCTCAGGGAGCTAAAGGCCGACTACGTGATGGTCCACGGCGATACCCTGACCACCTTTGCCGTGACCCTGGCGGCCTTCTTCGAGGGCATCCCGGTGGCCCACGTGGAGGCGGGGCTGCGCAGCTTCAACCTGCAAGAGCCCTTCCCGGAGGAGGCCAACCGCCGCCTGACCGACGTGCTGACCGACCTCGACCTGCCCCCCACCCCCACCGCCCGGGCCAACCTGTTGCGGGAGGGCAAGCCCGAGGAGAGCATCATCGTCACCGGACAGACCGAGGTGGACGCGGTGCTCTACGCCAGCCAGCGGGGCACCCCGCCCCCCCTACCGGCGGGTAAGCGCATCGTAACCGTGACCATGCACCGGCGGGAAAACCTGCCGATAATGTCGCGGCTGGCCGCCGCCCTGGCCCGGGTGGCCCAGGCCCACCCCGAGTGCCACTTCGTCTACCCAGTCCACCTGAACCCGGCGGTGCGCGAGGCGGTCTACCCGCAGCTTTCCGGGCTCTCCAACTTCAGCCTGCTGGAGCCGCTGGACTTCGGCACCATGGCCGCCTTGATGAAGCGCTCTGCCCTCCTCGTGACCGACTCCGGGGGGGTCCAGGAAAGCGGGGCCACCCTGGGAGTGCCGGTGGTGGTGCTGCGCAACGTGACCGAACGGCCCGAGGGGCTGGCGGTGGGGGCGCTGAAGCTGGCCGGCACCGACCCTGAGCAGGTCTTTGCCACCGTGCACCACCTGCTCTCCGATGAGGCCGCGCTTTCGGCCATGCGAAACCGGCCCAACCCCTACGGCGACGGCCGGGCAGCAGAGCGCTGCGCCCAGGGGGTGGCCTGGCGGCTGGGCCTCGCCGAGCGGCCCCTCGACTGGCCGGGGCTAAAGCCCTAG
- the gyrA gene encoding DNA gyrase subunit A, translating to MSQVLPVEITDEVKQSFINYAMSVIVDRALPDVRDGLKPVQRRILYGAYQDGVLPNRKHVKSAKIVGEVMGKFHPHGDAAIYDTLVRMAQPWNLRYPLIDGQGNFGSLDGDPPAAQRYTEARLSPVGLELLQDLDKETVPFVPNYDGTQTQPEVLPAAFPNLLANGSAGIAVGMATSLPPHNLGEVVEALLQMIDNPSLTLEEVMRVLPGPDFPTGGKLSRRGIKEAYATGRGSLKVRARVRHEEKNGRPMLVFTEIPYQVNKADLIAQIAGLVRNKVIEDIAALRDESDRQGLRIAVELKRGANPQVVLNKLYKHSRLQTSFTVNLLAIVKGEPRVLTLLELMRHYLDHRREVVQRRTQFELRKALERAHILEGLLVALDHIDAVIALIRGSQDAAEARRGLMERFSLSEVQAQAILDMRLQRLVGLERSKLEEEYRSLTEEIARLRAILEDEQRLWQVVKDELLAIKQKYADPRRTQITEFEEGFSPEDLVEDEPMVITLTAQGFIKRTPLEAYRAQGRGGVGAQAGKTREEDEAISVFVASMHDTLLVFTSRGRVYAEKVRELPEASRQARGTHVVSLLPLQEGEEVAALLSVRELDQEGYFVFATRNGLIKKTAIREYQNLTSAGLIAINLLENDALVGVAIAQENDEVMLATQSGQAIRFALSEVRATGRASQGVTGIRFKEGRADRVVSLVVLKGEEGEVLAVGSQGYGKRTPISEYPRQGRGGMGVITFNTNEKVGHLAALLWVRGNEDLLVLSKRGIAIRTKVAEIARYGRATSGVRVMSLAEGDELASAFVVAPQDEA from the coding sequence ATGTCCCAGGTTCTTCCAGTAGAAATTACCGACGAGGTCAAACAAAGCTTCATCAACTACGCCATGTCGGTCATCGTGGACCGGGCGCTGCCCGACGTGCGCGATGGCCTGAAGCCGGTCCAGCGCCGCATCCTCTACGGGGCCTACCAGGACGGGGTGCTGCCCAACCGCAAACACGTCAAGAGCGCCAAGATTGTGGGCGAGGTGATGGGGAAGTTCCACCCCCACGGCGATGCGGCCATCTACGACACCCTGGTGCGCATGGCCCAGCCCTGGAACCTGCGCTACCCCCTGATTGACGGCCAGGGCAATTTCGGCTCGCTGGACGGCGACCCCCCGGCCGCCCAGCGCTACACCGAGGCCCGGCTCTCGCCGGTAGGCCTGGAGCTCTTGCAGGACCTGGACAAGGAGACGGTGCCTTTCGTGCCCAACTACGACGGCACCCAGACCCAGCCCGAGGTGCTCCCGGCGGCCTTCCCCAACCTGCTGGCCAACGGCTCGGCCGGCATCGCGGTGGGCATGGCCACCAGCCTGCCGCCCCACAACCTGGGGGAGGTGGTGGAGGCCCTGTTGCAGATGATTGACAACCCCAGCCTCACCCTGGAGGAGGTGATGCGGGTGCTGCCGGGGCCCGACTTTCCTACCGGGGGCAAGCTCTCCCGCCGCGGCATCAAGGAGGCCTACGCCACGGGTCGGGGGAGCCTCAAGGTGCGGGCCCGGGTGCGCCACGAGGAAAAAAACGGGCGGCCCATGCTGGTCTTCACCGAGATCCCCTACCAGGTCAACAAGGCTGACCTGATTGCCCAGATTGCCGGCCTGGTGCGCAACAAGGTAATTGAGGACATCGCGGCCTTGCGCGACGAGTCCGACCGGCAGGGCCTGCGCATTGCGGTGGAGCTCAAGCGGGGGGCCAACCCCCAGGTGGTGCTCAACAAGCTCTACAAGCACTCCCGCCTGCAGACCAGCTTCACCGTGAACCTTCTGGCCATCGTGAAAGGCGAGCCCAGGGTGCTCACCTTGCTGGAGCTCATGCGCCACTACCTCGACCACCGCAGGGAGGTGGTCCAGAGGCGCACCCAGTTCGAGCTGCGCAAGGCCCTCGAGCGGGCCCACATCCTGGAGGGGCTCCTGGTTGCCCTGGACCACATCGACGCGGTGATTGCCCTCATCCGCGGTTCGCAGGACGCCGCCGAGGCCCGCCGCGGCCTCATGGAGCGCTTTAGCCTGAGCGAGGTGCAGGCCCAGGCCATCCTGGACATGCGCCTGCAACGGCTGGTGGGGCTGGAGCGGAGCAAACTGGAGGAGGAGTACCGGTCGCTTACCGAGGAAATCGCCCGGCTCAGGGCCATCCTGGAGGACGAGCAGCGGCTTTGGCAGGTGGTCAAGGACGAGCTTTTGGCCATCAAGCAAAAGTACGCCGACCCCCGCCGCACCCAGATCACCGAGTTCGAGGAGGGCTTCAGCCCGGAGGACCTGGTCGAGGACGAGCCCATGGTGATCACCCTCACCGCCCAGGGCTTCATCAAGCGCACCCCGCTCGAGGCCTACCGGGCCCAGGGCCGGGGCGGGGTGGGGGCCCAGGCCGGCAAGACCAGGGAGGAGGACGAGGCCATCTCGGTCTTCGTGGCCTCCATGCACGACACCCTGCTGGTTTTCACCAGCCGGGGACGGGTCTACGCCGAGAAGGTCCGCGAGCTGCCCGAGGCCAGCCGCCAGGCCCGGGGCACCCATGTGGTGAGCCTACTGCCCCTGCAGGAGGGTGAAGAGGTGGCCGCCCTCCTCAGCGTACGCGAGCTGGACCAGGAGGGGTACTTCGTCTTCGCTACCCGCAACGGGCTCATCAAAAAAACCGCCATCCGCGAGTACCAGAACCTGACCAGTGCGGGCCTGATTGCCATCAACCTGCTCGAGAACGACGCCCTGGTGGGCGTGGCCATCGCGCAGGAGAACGACGAGGTCATGCTGGCCACCCAAAGCGGGCAGGCCATCCGCTTTGCCCTCTCAGAGGTGCGGGCCACCGGACGGGCCAGCCAGGGGGTGACCGGCATCCGCTTCAAGGAGGGGCGGGCCGACCGGGTGGTCTCGCTGGTGGTGCTGAAGGGGGAGGAAGGCGAGGTGCTGGCGGTGGGCAGCCAGGGCTACGGCAAGCGCACCCCCATCTCGGAATACCCCCGCCAGGGCCGGGGCGGGATGGGGGTCATCACCTTCAACACCAACGAAAAGGTGGGGCATCTGGCGGCCCTGCTCTGGGTGCGGGGCAACGAGGACCTGCTGGTGCTCTCCAAAAGGGGCATCGCCATCCGCACCAAGGTGGCCGAGATCGCCCGCTACGGCCGGGCCACCAGCGGGGTCAGGGTCATGAGCCTGGCCGAAGGAGACGAGCTGGCCTCGGCCTTTGTGGTGGCCCCGCAGGACGAAGCATGA
- a CDS encoding AEC family transporter, with amino-acid sequence MEALLQTIVPVAFIVLTGYWVGKRIDFDLQTLSKLSIYVLVPVLIFDAMLRAELTGASVLGITLAFFLSSAGLYLLALLWARWQGLGPDATKTLVASATFPNSGNMGLSLTFFALGQPGLDRAIVFFIASSVLMFGLGPAFLRGGGLLQSLLFTLRLPLFWALAGGLLVRGLSIPLPLGLDEGVHLLGQACIPVMLLTLGIQIARSKPEWGPFELQASGLRLLAAPLLAGAAGWLLGLERLDIQVLVLQSAMPIAVNAFLMAGEFGGDGPRAARAVVLSSVLSFATLPLVLLAIGVG; translated from the coding sequence ATGGAAGCCCTGCTCCAGACCATCGTGCCTGTGGCCTTCATCGTTCTCACGGGCTACTGGGTGGGCAAGCGCATCGACTTTGACCTGCAAACCCTTTCCAAACTTTCCATCTACGTGTTGGTGCCGGTTTTGATTTTCGACGCCATGCTGCGGGCCGAGCTGACCGGGGCCAGCGTGCTGGGGATTACCCTGGCCTTCTTTCTCTCCTCCGCGGGGCTTTACCTGCTGGCCCTCTTGTGGGCCCGCTGGCAGGGGCTGGGGCCGGACGCCACCAAGACCCTGGTGGCTTCGGCCACCTTTCCAAACTCGGGCAACATGGGCCTCTCGCTCACCTTCTTCGCCCTGGGCCAGCCAGGGCTCGATCGGGCCATTGTCTTCTTCATTGCCAGCAGCGTGCTGATGTTCGGCCTGGGTCCGGCCTTTCTGCGCGGGGGGGGGCTTTTGCAAAGCCTGCTCTTCACCCTAAGGCTGCCCCTTTTCTGGGCTTTGGCAGGGGGGCTTCTGGTGCGGGGGCTTTCCATTCCGCTGCCTTTAGGGCTGGACGAGGGGGTGCACCTCCTGGGCCAGGCCTGCATCCCGGTAATGCTGCTCACGCTGGGCATCCAGATTGCCCGTTCCAAGCCGGAGTGGGGGCCCTTCGAGCTGCAGGCCAGCGGGCTGCGCCTGCTGGCGGCCCCTCTTTTGGCGGGGGCGGCCGGCTGGCTTTTGGGGCTGGAGCGGTTGGACATCCAGGTGCTGGTGCTGCAGAGCGCCATGCCCATCGCGGTCAACGCGTTCTTGATGGCGGGTGAGTTTGGCGGGGATGGCCCCAGGGCGGCGCGGGCGGTGGTGCTCTCCTCGGTCCTTTCCTTCGCCACCTTGCCGTTGGTGCTCCTGGCGATCGGGGTGGGCTAG